The Plasmodium yoelii strain 17X genome assembly, chromosome: 8 genome includes a region encoding these proteins:
- a CDS encoding ubiquitin-conjugating enzyme E2, putative, which yields MSTFARRRIIQDLNKINKEQNRSFEAAPFSDNIMCCHSIIRGPEDTIWECGIFHLIINFSEEYPVSPPKVKFLSKMFHPNIYTDGNICLDILQNQWSPIYDITSLLTSIQSLLNDPNTASPANPEAAKIFMTDKVLYNKRVLMCVEDSWEIPKFNTNDFN from the exons atgtcaaCATTTGCAAGAAGAAGAATTATTCAAGACctgaacaaaataaacaagGAACAAAATAGAAGTTTTGAAGCAGCTCCTTTTTCTGATAACATAATGTGTTGTCATTCAATTATAAGAGGGCCAGAAGATACAATATGGGAGTGTggaatttttcatttaattattaatttttcagAGGAATATCCAGTTAGCCCTCCTAAGgtaaaatttttatcaaaaatgtTTCACCCCAATATATATACCGATGGAAATATTTGTTTAGATATACTACAAAATCAATGGAGTCCTATTTATGATATTACTTCATTGTTGACATCAATTCAATCTTTGTTAAATGACCCCAATACTGCTTCACCAGCAAATCCAGAAGCAGCCAAAATTTTTATGACAGACAAAGTATTATACAATAAGAGAGTCTTG ATGTGCGTTGAAGATAGCTGGGAAATCCCCAAATTTAACACTAATGATTTTAattaa